The Campylobacter sp. CN_NE2 region CGTTTGCAGAAGCCCTAACGGTTAAAAAAGCGTTCAATGTTCCTTATGATCAAGCAGGTATGCCACAAGTCATACTAGACGAATCTAAATCTGCACAAGAAAATTTTGATATGCTACAAGATCAAATCAAAAAAGAGGCAGCAGTTATAGTTAGTCAAATGAAAGATCAAGATGTCAAAGATGCGTTCGCAAGAGGCGAGATTAGACAAATCGTTGCTTTGATCGCATATATGAATAGCCTAAAATAAAGGATTTTCGGTGAATTTGGATATGGATACTATAAGAAGTTTGCAAGCTTACGGATACGCATTTGCGGTTATGATTTTAAGTTTTGTGCTTTATGCTTATTGGTTTCATTTAAAAAGATCTGAAAAAACAGGTCGTAGAAACTATGAAAAGTATGGAAATTTAGTAATCGATGATGAGCTAAGCGACGAGATTATCGAACCCAAAAGAGCCGATGAAAACGAGAAAAAGGAGCAATAAATTATGAAATGGTTTAATTTAAGTGATAGCGTAAATTCGCTAGCGCTTTTAGGAGCTTTGGCTATCTTGCTCATAAGCGCCTTTGTTATAGGTGGTTATTATAAAAAAATGAAAGATAGCAAAGCCAGTGTTGAAAGCACGGGCGAAGAGTGGGACGGTATCGGCGAACTTAAAAATAATTTGCCGACAGGCTGGGCAATATCTTTTATCGCGGTTATGGTATGGGCTTTGTGGTATTTCTTTTTAGGTTACCCGCTAAATTCATACTCACAAATCGGCGAGTATAATGAAGAAGTTAAGGCTCATAATGCAAAATTTGAACAAAACTTTGCAGG contains the following coding sequences:
- a CDS encoding cytochrome c oxidase, cbb3-type, CcoQ subunit produces the protein MNLDMDTIRSLQAYGYAFAVMILSFVLYAYWFHLKRSEKTGRRNYEKYGNLVIDDELSDEIIEPKRADENEKKEQ